The Zingiber officinale cultivar Zhangliang chromosome 9A, Zo_v1.1, whole genome shotgun sequence genome window below encodes:
- the LOC122021842 gene encoding GABA transporter 1-like, protein MAVAGDEEVSHSHGMPPASTAQNQKLDAGALFVLKSKGSWLHCGYHLTTSIVAPALLSLPFAFAALGWAAGVVCLVMGAAVTFYSYNLLSLVLEHHAQLGRRQIRFRDMARDILGPRWARYYIGPVQFAVCFGAVVGQVLLGGQSMKTIYVIARPDGTMKLYEFVIIFGAFLLILAMIPSFHALRHINLISLVLSLAYSACATAGSIHAGHSSNAPRRDFSLPNDKQDRIFGIFNAIAIIATTYGNGIIPEIQATAAPPVTGKMFKGLCLCYTVVAVTFFSVAISGYWAFGNRAEGSVTYNFMLDDGTLLVPKWFLTMTYVFILLQLSAVGVVYLQPTNEVIEGLFADPTKPQYSARNVVPRIIFRTLSIVIATLIAAMLPFFGDVNSIIGAFGFLPLDFVVPSVLYNLTFSPSKRSFLFWLNAVIATVSSALAVLGSISAVRQVVLDARTYKLFADV, encoded by the exons ATGGCTGTTGCTGGGGACGAGGAGGTGTCTCATAGCCATGGCATGCCTCCTGCTTCAACCGCGCAAAATCAGAAGCTCGACGCAGGGGCGCTCTTCGTTCTTAAGTCCAAAG GTTCGTGGCTGCACTGCGGGTACCATTTGACGACGTCGATCGTCGCGCCGGCGCTGCTGAGTCTGCCGTTCGCGTTCGCGGCCCTGGGTTGGGCGGCCGGCGTGGTGTGCCTCGTGATGGGCGCCGCCGTCACCTTCTACTCCTACAACCTCCTCTCCCTCGTCCTCGAGCACCACGCGCAGCTCGGCCGCCGCCAGATCCGCTTCCGCGACATGGCCCGGGACATCCTCG GGCCACGTTGGGCTCGTTACTACATTGGACCCGTCCAATTTGCGGTCTGCTTCGGTGCGGTGGTTGGCCAAGTTCTCCTGGGTGGACAGAGCATGAAG ACCATTTACGTGATCGCGAGACCGGATGGGACGATGAAGCTCTACGAATTCGTGATCATATTCGGGGCGTTCTTGCTGATCCTGGCGATGATCCCCTCCTTCCACGCTCTCCGGCACATCAATCTCATTTCGCTCGTGCTGTCCCTGGCTTACAGTGCCTGTGCCACTGCAGGCTCTATTCATGCAG GGCACTCTAGCAATGCTCCAAGAagagacttctctctcccaaatgaTAAACAAGATCGCATCTTTGGAATCTTCAATGCCATCGCCATCATCGCCACCACCTACGGCAACGGCATCATCCCGGAGATCCAG GCGACAGCAGCTCCTCCAGTGACAGGGAAGATGTTCAAAGGCCTTTGTCTCTGCTACACAGTCGTGGCTGTGACGTTCTTCAGCGTGGCGATCTCGGGTTACTGGGCATTTGGGAACAGAGCCGAAGGCTCTGTCACGTACAATTTCATGCTCGACGACGGCACCCTGCTGGTCCCCAAGTGGTTCCTCACGATGACCTACGTCTTCATCCTCTTGCAGCTGTCGGCAGTGGGAGTG GTGTACTTGCAGCCTACGAACGAGGTGATCGAAGGCCTGTTCGCAGACCCAACGAAGCCTCAGTACTCCGCCCGCAATGTCGTGCCGAGGATCATCTTCCGCACGCTTTCCATCGTAATCGCAACCCTCATCGCCGCCATGCTTCCGTTTTTCGGCGACGTCAACTCGATCATCGGTGCGTTCGGTTTCCTGCCACTCGACTTCGTCGTGCCGTCGGTTCTCTACAACCTGACCTTCAGTCCCTCGAAGAGAAGCTTCTTGTTTTGGCTCAACGCCGTCATTGCTACTGTGTCATCGGCGTTGGCGGTGCTCGGCTCCATCTCGGCCGTCAGGCAGGTGGTGCTCGATGCCAGAACGTACAAACTTTTTGCGGATGTCTGA